In the genome of Bacteroidota bacterium, the window CCAACCGAATATTCGCCTCTGCCACAAGCTAGTTCCAGCACAATGGGATTGTTATTTTTGAAAACCAAGTTATTCCACTGCCCTTTCAAATGCGTGTCTTTAGCATCAAAAGTATGTTCCATTGCATTGTATTCAGCAAATTTTCGAAGTTTTCCTTTTCCCATTTTGCGGCTGCAAAGAAACTCAAAAACCTCAAAGGCGGAGCACCCTAAAAACAATATCAAATTCAGACTTGGAACATGGTTTTTAACTGACAGGCTCATTGCTTATATTTGCAGTGCAAAAAACATCAAAGAAATATGTTCGGAAATATTAGTAAAATGCTTGAACTCAAAAAGCAAGCAGAAGAAATGAAAGCTAAACTTGCTGACATCAGAGTAGTAAAAGAAAATCTCGGAATCAAGGTTGTATTAACCGGATTAAATAAAGTGGAGAGCATAACATTCAGTGATGATTTTTTTGCTGATAAAAGCAAACAAGAAATTGAAGAGATGCTTTCATTGGTTATTAACGCTGCACAAGAAGAGCTTAACAATCAACTCAAAACACAGTTTGCCGGTATTGCAGGAGGATTAGGGCTATAATCTTTCAATCCAATGAAATTGTACTTTATAGAGAATTAACTTCACTCACTTTTTTCTTATTTATCTTTGTAATCTCAAATTTAACACATTCCAA includes:
- a CDS encoding YbaB/EbfC family nucleoid-associated protein, producing the protein MFGNISKMLELKKQAEEMKAKLADIRVVKENLGIKVVLTGLNKVESITFSDDFFADKSKQEIEEMLSLVINAAQEELNNQLKTQFAGIAGGLGL